The following nucleotide sequence is from Sulfurimonas sp. hsl 1-7.
AAAATGGGATTGGAGTATTCCATCCCCAAGGTTTCTTAGACGGTAATGCCGTAAACTCTTTACTCAGTGTAGAAGATATTGAAGCGACCCTCAAATTAAATGTAGAGATGGTTTTAGTATCATTAAAAAAGGTGATCTTTTTTAATAGAAACGGTTTAGATGCTTTTGTAAAAATGTTTCAGAAAGTAAGAAGCGAGAACCAAAGCATGGTCGGTTTTTGTGATTATGATGCCAAGAAATATAAGGCAATGATGAAGTTTTATTCTGAAGGGTTAAATTTCTCACTGTTCCAGACACTTGAGATTGCAGAACTTTTGACATCCAGCTTTAGAAATCAACAAAAAAATGTTCTTCTTTTTAGTGACGACAAATCACAACGTGCTGCAATGGCAATAGAGCTTCACGATAACGGGCACAACCCCATCATCGCACAAACTCAAGAGGAGTTTAATGAAAAATCTGCAGCAAAAGACTCTTACGATCTTATAATCGAAAATACTTATCTTGGACAGATGGGACAAAAAGTTGCAACTCGTGTTACCGGTAATGCAATTATCTATACGGTTAATTCTTTTTTAGATGCAGAGATTGGTAGTACTTTTAATATAGCATACCATAACAACTCCTTGCAAATAGGTTTTAGACTCTTTATTTTTGATGCCTATAAAGTTGTAAGTATGAATATTCATGCACTTAATTTTTTCTCAAAACTCGCATCTTCTGCGGCTGAATTTAACGCAACAATCTGTTTTGTCGGAATGACTTTCGATAAGACACCAAAATCTTTTAAAGAGACACTAGAAGATGCCGGTATCATGTTTTTTAATCAAATGGATGATATCTTACAAAATAAAGAGTTGTTAGAAGAACTTGGTGCAAGCAGTGCAGCAGCTACAAAAAACAAACGTGCCCTTACAAAACAGGTGGTAAGCGAACTGCCAAACTTCATTGATGCATCAGTTGCGACTATTGAGATGATGACCAATGCACAAGCAGTGAAAAAAAATGCCAAAGTGGATAAGATAGTTATCACTGAGAAACAGGGGAAAGTAGCAAGTTCTATCGGCTTTTACGGAGATATAGACGGAATGGTAATCTTGGTTTTCCCGCTTAGTATCGCTAAAAAAGCTTGTGAACTGCTTATCGGTGAAGAGACAGATGATAAAGATATGATCTTAGATACACTAGCAGAACTTGTAAACATAGTGGGTGGTAAGATTAAAACTCTATTGGCGGATGAAAATATCAGCGTTGATATTACCCTGCCGAGAACCTATCCGGACATCGATTCACTGCTTGAAATTACACAAGGAAGAAATGCCGTAGAAGTTGACCTCGCCTTTAGTAATGACAGGTTTTTATTTTTCTTAACAAGATAAAAGCTATTTTCATCTATAATTTCGTAACTTATTAATATGGATTTTATAATGATGCAAGTAGCTCCAAGTATTTTATCTGCCGATTTCGGTAATCTCGCTCGTGATGTGCAAGAGATTTGTGAAGGCGGCTGTGATCTAGTTCACGTTGATGTAATGGATGGACATTTTGTTCCAAACCTGACAATCGGCCCCGTTGTTGTTGAAGCGGTTGCAAAAGCTGCAACTAAACCGCTTGATATTCACTTAATGGTGGAGAACAATACATTTTTTGTTGAACTATTTGCTCCTTTAAAACCTGAATATATCTCTTTTCATATTGAAGAGGAGAAACACCCACACAGACTTATTCAAAAGATCAGAAGTTACGGAATTAAGCCTGCTATTGTTTTAAACCCACATACACCGCCTGAATCTATCGAATTTTTATTACAAGATTTAGATATGGTTTTACTAATGAGTGTAAATCCAGGATTTGGCGGACAAAGTTTTATTGAGACGGTAATCCCTAAAGCAAAAAGACTTCAAGCACTTCGTGACAAGATCAATCCGAATTGTCTAATCGAAGTTGACGGCGGTGTTAGCGATAAAAACGTACAAGTACTCAAAGATGCAGGTGTAGATGTTGTTGTTGCGGGAAGCTATGTATTCAAACATGAAAACAGAGCTGAAGCTATTAAGAGCTTACAAGTTTAAAGTTTCCAATAATGGCTATGCGTACAAAAATCTGTGGAATAACTTCAATTGAAGATGCTATGAGCGCAATTGAAGCCGGAGCAAATGCCCTTGGTTTTGTTTTTTATGAAAAATCGCCGAGATATCTTACGATAAAACAAGCACAAGAGCTGATCAAACAGCTTCCCCCTTTTGTTGAAAAAGTAGCACTCTTTGTCAATGAAACACCACAAACGGTAAATTCAATTTGTAAAGAGGTTGGTGCTACACTTGCACAACTTCACTATGAAGTGGATGAAGATTTCTGCGCACAGCTAGAGGTACCGCACATCAAGGTTATACGTGCTAAAACTAAAGAGGATATCTCACAGTATGCAAACGAATACAGACTTGTAGATGCATATTGTGAAGCGTATGGCGGGGCAGGAAAAAGGATCAACATCGAATGGTTTGAAGGTGTTGACTGTTCTAAAATCATCCTCGCAGGAGGACTTGATCCGCAAAATGTTGCATCAGTTAAAGAGTATGGTTTTTACGGTGTAGATGTAAGCAGTGGGGTTGAGATCAGCCACGGGAAAAAAGATCCAAAAAAAGTGAAAGAGTTTATCAAAAATGCTACGACATAATATTTCCCTTGATGATAAAAGTATCTCAAGACTCTCTACAAGAGGTTTATCGCTTAAAACATTAAAAGATCAACTAAATGATGAGCTAGATACATCTCTGGAGCTTTTTAAACTACAAGGTTTAAATATCGTCAAACATGAAGGCTACTTTTACTTTGATACACGTTTTATACCTGTAGAAGAAGCAGAGTTTTGTATCGTAGATATAGAAACAAACGGCTCAAAAATTGAAAAACATCAGATTATCGAAATAGCTGCCGTTAAAGTACAAAATAATAAGATTATCGATAAGTTTGAATCTTTAGTATATGTAGAGCAGATCAATCCTGCAATTACAGAGATTACTGGGATTAAAGCAGAAGACACAAAAGATGCTCCACAGCTTCCCAAAGTACTAAATGAGTTTCGTAAATTTTTAGGTGATGCGATATTTGTAGCGCATGATGTGAAATTTGACTATATGTTTATCTCTAAGAGTATGGAGAAGATAGGACTGCCACCACTACTGAACCGTTCACTTTGTTCGCTTGCACTTGCTGAGAGAACAATAGTCTCATACAGATACGCACTCTCCTATCTAAACGATTCACTTAACCTCAATCCAAATGCACAGCACCATAGAGCTATGAGTGATGTACTGACAACGTACGGATTATTTTTATTATCGTTAGAAAAGTTAGATGAAGATATAAAAAATGTAGAAGATTTGATAAATTTTTCGAAAGAGGCAAAAAGGCTCAAACGTCCGAAGTTTGATCCTTTAGCTAAAAAAGAGGAAGAGTAATTTTAAATTACTCTGCGAAAGCTCCCGGTTTTACAAGTTTGTTGTAACGCGCTTCCATACGCTCTTCTTCATTCATTGATTTTAACTCTTTAAGAGACTCTAAAACATAATCAGAGATAGCTGTTGCAGCTGCTTCTTTCTCACGATGAGCACCAATTAACGGCTCATTGATAATATCATCAATAAGGTCTAGTTCTTTAAGGTCAGCTGCAACAATTTTCATCGCATTTGTAGCAGCCTCTACTTTTGAAGGATCGTTCCATAAAATTGCAGAACAACCTTCAGGAGAGATAACACTAAACACAGAGTAACGCATCATAGCGAACTTATCAGCTACACCGATTGCAAGTGCTCCACCTGAACCACCTTCACCGATAACGATAGAGATAGTTGGTACTTTTAATTCAGCAAATTCTAAAAGGTTTCTAGCGATCGCTTCAGACTGGTTACGCTCTTCAGCTCCAATTCCAGGATATGCACCCGGAGTGTCTACTAGCATCACTATCGGCATACCGAATTTTTCAGCTAATTTTGCAGCACGTAAAGCTTTACGGTAACCTTCAGGGTGTGGCATACCAAAGTTACGTTTTAACTTATTCTTTGTACCACGCCCTTTTTGCTCACCGATAACCATAACTTTTTCGTCACCGATGTATCCCATATAACAGATAATCGCAGCATCGTCACGGAAATGTCTATCTCCGTGAATCTCATACTTATCTCTTACAATTAGATTGATATAATCAAGTGCGTATGGGCGATCTAGGTGACGAGCCAGTTGTAATTTTTGAAAATCAGTAAGATTTCCATAAATCTTTTCAACTTCACTCTCTAGATTCGCCTGTAACTTTTCAACTGCTGCATAGTCATGACGAACTTGTGCAGAGATGATATCCTCTTGAATGAACTTGATTTTATGTTCAAAGTCTAAGTATGTAGCCACATTATTTCCTTATCGTTTATATCTTTTTGAAGATAAGAACGCCGTTAGTTCCACCAAAACCGAATGAGTTTGACATAACTACATTCAGTTCAGCTTTTCTAGCACCTTCAGTAACGTAATCTAAATCACAGTTTTCATCCGGCGTTTCATAGTTGATTGTTGGAGGGATGATACCATCTCTCATAGCCATTAGACAAGTAACAGCTTCAATACCACCGGCAGCACCTAAACAGTGACCGATTTGCCCTTTAATTGAACTCATCGGAGGACAGTTTTCTTTTCCACCAAGAAGCTCTTTTACAGCAGCTGTTTCATTTTTATCATTGATCGGTGTTGAAGTACCGTGAGCATTTACATAATCAACTTTTGGACGACCAGCCATCTCGTATGCAGCTTTCATAGCACGTGCCGGACCGTCAAGACTCGGAGTTGTAATGTGGTTTGCATCACCACTTTCACCGAAACCAATAACTTCACCGTAAATTTTAGCACCACGAGCAACTGCCATCTCATACTCTTCAAGTACTAATGCAGCAGCACCTTCACCCATAACGAAACCATCACGACCAGCATCGAACGGACGAGAAGCGTGTTTTGGATCATCGTTTCTAGTTGAAAGAGCTTTCATTGCAGCGAAACCACCAACACCAACACCAGTGATTGCAGACTCAGCTGAAACAACTAACATTCTGTCAGCTCCGTTACACATAATTGTTTTACATGCTTCACTTACTGCGTGTGTACCAGCTGCACAAGCTGTTACAGAAGATAAGTTTGGACCTTGAACACCGTGTTCAATAGATACAAACCCACCAAGCATATTTACAAGTGCTCCAGGGATGAAGAATGGAGATATTCTTCTTGGACCACGAGTCTCTAAAATTACAGAGTTTTTCTCGATTGAAGGTAATCCACCGATACCACTACCTGCTGAGATACCAAATCTTGTTTTATCGATATCTTCAGGGAAACCTGCATCTTCCATAGCTTCAGCAGCAGCTTTTAAACCGAAATGGATAAATCTATCAGCTTTTTTTACCTCTTTTGGAGGCATTACAGTTTCTGGATCAAAATTTTTCACTTCACCTGCAATTTTTACAGAAAAGTTTTCCGGGTCAAAAATAGTAATAGTGTCTATACCACATTCACCATCACAAATTGCTTTAAATGAACTCTCTTTGTCATTACCAACAGAGTTAATCATTCCTAACCCAGTTACTACCACTCTTCTCATTAAATATCTCCGTAATATTAAGTTAAATATTTTTATAAACCAACTATAAAAGTTAATTGGTAAAAATACTTCAAATTTTTATAAAAGGGGAAAACCCTTTTATAATGAAAACTAATCTTTCTTAGTTTTTGCTTTCAATGTAAGCAACTACATCAGCAACAGTTTGAATTTTTTCAGCTTCATCATCAGGAATTTCGATATCGAATTTCTCTTCTAGAGCCATTACTAGTTCAACAACGTCAAGGCTATCAGCACCTAAGTCTTCAACGAATTTCGCATCCTCTTTAACTTCATCAGCGCTTACGCTTAGTTGTTCAACTACTACTTCTTTAATATCATCTAAAAGTGCCATTATAGCTCCTATATTTAAGTTTAAAATCTCGTAATTATAGCATAAATATCTTAGATAAAGATTTATGCCATATTCATTCCGCCGTTGACTTTCAGCGTTTCACCCGTAATATACGATGCATGGTCAGATAGTAAAAATGCTACAGATTCGGCAATTTCTCTAGCCTCACCCATTCTCTGCATTGGAATTTTTGAGTTCAATTCTGCTTTTACATCATCACTTAAAACTTCTGTCATTTCAGTTGAGATGAAACCAGGAGTAACAGTGTTAAATCTGATTCCGCTTGTTGCAGCTTCTAGTGCAAACGATTTAGTCATAGCGATAACTCCACCTTTACTTGCAGAGTAGTTTGTTTGTCCCGCATTTCCAGTTTCACCTACGATCGAAGCGATATTTACAACTGAACCGAATTTTTTCTTTCTAGCCCCTTTGAAAAATTCACGACATCCAATGAAACAAGATGTTAGGTTTGCATTGATTACAGACATAAAATCTTCTGTTTTCATACGAAGAGCAAGTTTATCGTTTGTGATACCTGCATTGTTTACTAGGTATGAAAGTTCTCCGTCGCTGTCGATAATAGTTTTTATAGCATCAGTAAACGCAGCTTCATCACTTACGTCAAAACCGATTACTGCCGCAGAACCGCCTGCTGCTTCGATCTCTTCTTTTACTTTATCAGCTGCCTCGGCACCGCTTCTATAGTTAACCCATACTTTTAAACCGAAACCTGCTAAAGTTTTTGCAACTTCAGCACCGATACCACGACTTGAACCTGTAACTAATACATTTTTTCCACTAAATTTCATTAAAATTTTTCTCCCTTTTTAAATTGATTATATTAAACTGTGATCCATCTCTGCCGGAACTTCAAGATCCATAAGTTTTAAAACAGTCGGTGCGATGTTGTTTAAACCGCCAGATTCAACTTTACTTACACCTTCAGCTTCTACGAAACACCAAACTTTTCCAACCGTATGGTTTGTCAGGATATTCCCCTCGTCATCTTTCATCTCTTCACAGTTTCCATGATCAGATGTCAGTACAAATGCATACTCTTTCTCTTTTGCTTTTGTAAAGATTTTGCCAAGTTCAGCATCTACAGCTTCAACAGCTTTTACAGCAGCGTCGAAATCTCCCGTATGACCAACCATGTCACCGTTTGCAAAGTTTACTACGATAAAGTCGTACTCTTCATCCATTGCATTAAGTACCGCTTCACCCACTTCTGCTGCACTCATTTCAGGTTTCATATCGTAAGTTTTAACATTTGGTGACGGAATTAAAACACGTGTTTCGTTTGCGTAAGGCTCATCGATTCCACCGTTTAAGAAAAATGTAACATGTGCATATTTTTCCGTCTCTGCCGTATGTAATTGGCGAAGGTTATTATTGCTAATCACCTCTGCCAAAGTATTTTTCGGCGCTTCTTTTCTGAAAAGTACAGGATAAGTAAAACTTTTATCATATTCTGTAATTGTAGCTAGATTTATATTGATTGCTTTTCTTTCAAATTCGCTAAATTCATTTGAAGCAAGAGCAGTTACCATTTCACGCATTCTGTCACTTCTAAAGTTAACAGTTAAAACTGCATCACCCTCTTGCATCCCTTCATAACCATCAAAAGCAGTAGGTTCCATAAACTCATCTGTTTCACCTAATGAATACGAATGTCCAACATACGCTTCAGGGTTCATTGAAGTTTTTGGTTGGGCATGTACGATCGCATCGTATCCACGCTTGATTCTTTCCCATCTGTTATCTCTATCCATAGAGTAAAAACGTCCAGATATAGTTGCTATAGAGATATTATCGTTTAGATGTTCGTGTACGATTTTAAGATATTTGTTCGCCGATGTCGGAGATACGTCTCTACCGTCTGTAATAAGGTGTAAAAATACTTTTTTTCCTTGACGAGCCGCAATGTCAGCTATCCCCATAAAGTGGTCGATGTGAGAGTGTACACCACCGTCACTCATAAGACCAACAAGATGTAATCTGTCAGAAGTGCCAAGAAGATTTACCAACTCTTCATTATGCTCTAGAGTTTGCTCCTCTAATGCCAAAGAGATCTTTACTAAATCTTGATATAAAACTCTTCCGCTTCCTATAGTCATATGCCCAACTTCTGAGTTACCCATCTGACCTTCAGGTAAACCGACACTAAGTCCAAATGTATCGATCAAAGAGTGGGGAGTGTTCTCAAAAAGTTTGTCATATGTAGGTTTATTTGCATGATAGAATGCATTGTTTTCTGTTTTTGCACAGTAACCAATTCCATCCGTAATCACTAAAACTGCTTTTTTACTCAATTTTATTCCTAGCTATAAAAATTTAACGTATTATACTATAATACACTTTCATTTTTACAAACAAAGCTAAAATAGGACATATATTGATTTATTACTTACACCAGTTTTTAGATATTAACATTTTAGGATATATTACTATCCGTGCAGGTATAGCGTTCTTTATCGCTCTTTTATTTACTCTTTTTTTGATGCCTAAGTTTATAAAATGGGCACAAAGAACATCTAGTGTACAACCGATCAATGAGTGGGCTCCCGATCGACATCAGGAGAAAGCAAAAACACCTACAATGGGCGGTATTGTTTTCATCGGTGCAACGGTTTTTGCATCACTTTTAACTATTAACTTTGAGAACCTTTTTGCTCTGGGTGCAATCCTTACTTTACTACTTTTCTCACTCATAGGTTTTCAAGATGATTTCGCAAAGATCAAAAAAAGTGAAAACTTAGCAGGATTAAAAGCACGAACAAAGCTTGTTTTACAGATAACTTCTGCTTTAATCATTGCGGCATATCTCTGTTTTTTCGCAGGTTTCAATACAGAACTTTATGTACCGTTTCTTAAGACTCCTCTTTTTGATATGGGAGCCTTTGCAATAGCTTTATGGATCTTAGTAATCGTTGCAACTTCAAATGCAGTTAATTTAACTGACGGTCTTGACGGTCTTGCTACTGTTCCATCGATCGCAGCACTAAGTTCTTTTGCCATTATCCTCTATGCAACGGGTCATGCAAAGATCAGTGAATATCTTTTAATTCCAAACATTCCTGTAGGTGAAGTAAGCATCGTTGCAAGTGCACTTGTTGGGGCACTTGCAGGCTTTTTATGGTACAACTGCCACCCTGCGGAAGTATTTATGGGAGACAGCGGTTCACTGACAATCGGTGCATTTTTAGGCTACCTTGCCGTTATCTCAAAAAGTGAGATACTTTTACTACTTATCGGTTCTATTTTCGTGATCGAGACACTCTCTGTTATCTTACAGGTGGGAAGCTACAAACTTAGAAATAAAAGAGTCTTTTTAATGGCTCCTATCCACCACCATTTCGAGATGAAAAACTGGGCTGAAAACAAAATAATTGTACGTTTTTGGATCATAGCTATCCTTTCTAACATTCTTGCCCTTATTACACTAAAAATCAGATGATAAAAATTGCCATTTTAGCCTCACATAACGGGAGTAATTTAGAACCCATTTATGAGGCGATCCAAGCCAACAGACTAGATGCTTCGATCTCGCTGGTTATCTCGAACAATACAGATGCAAATGTATTAAAAAAAGCACAAAAACTTGCACTGCAAAGTCACCTTATAAATGCGAAAACGGTAAGCGATCCCGATCAGAGTATTTATGATCTATGCCTTGAAAATGAGATCGATATGATCGTCTTATCCGGGTACATGAAAAAACTCTCATCTTCACTGACAAGAGGTTTTAAAATAATCAACTCCCACCCTTCTCTTTTACCGAAATACGGTGGTTCTGGAATGTACGGACGCTTTGTTCACGAAGCAGTAATCGCGAACAATGAGACAAAAAGCGGTGTGAGTATCCATTTTGTAAACGAAGCGTATGATGAGGGGGAGATCATCTTACAAAAAGAGATTCTTTTAACAGAAAATGAAACTCCAAGCTCATTGGAAACTCGCATAAAAGAACTAGAAAAACAAGCTATAGTGGAAGCTTTAGAGACATGTTTGAGATAAGTGAATATATCGGTATTATCGCTTTTGCAATGAGTGGTTTTTTTGTCGGTGTCAAAAACAGACTCGATCTTCTCGGTGTACTTATTTCAACATTTTTAACGGCTCTTGGCGGCGGCGTTATTCGTGATGTGATCGTCGATCGTCCCCCTTTTACATTTACACACACCTACCCTGCACTTACTATCTTGCTTGTAATGTTGGGACTCATCATATTTCAATACCATAAACGTAACTCTATCGAGAACAAACCCCTTTTTATACTAAGTGATTCAATCGGGCTAGTATCGTTTAGTATATCGGGAGCTATCATAGGTTTAGAAGCAGGATTTAATCTTACAGGTGTAATTGCAACTTCTTTTATCACCGCCGTTGGTGGAGGGATAGCAAGAGACGTGATCATCAACGAGATCCCATTTGTACTTAAAACGGGATTTTACGGTACGATTGCCATACTTATTGCGCTGAGTGTATATCTTTTAGAGACATTTGGGGTTCTAAACCTTGTAACAAGTACCGCTCTTTTCTTTCTTTTTTTAACCCTTCGACTGTTTGCCTATTATAAAAAATGGTCGATCCCTCTGACATAAGCTAACTTTCAGTCCACAGTAGATATACTTTCAGCCTTAAAAGACGGCCTGTTAGCTCAGTCGGTAGAGCAAGTGACTGAAAATCACTGTGTCCTTGGTTCGATTCCGAGACAGGCCACCACTTCTTTTAAACTTTTACAATAATGGCCAATTAGCTCAGTCGGTAGAGCAAGTGACTGAAAATCACTGTGTCCTTGGTTCGATTCCGAGATTGGCCACCACTTCAAAAAAACTCAAAAAATCATATCTTAAATAACAATCTTTTTGATATAATTCCATTACGCTATACACTTTAGCATTTTAGTTTGGGGCTGACCTGGTTTCGACGGGATTTGGTAGCTTTTAACTGCATGTCGGACTGAGCACTTCCGTTACACGGCTCAACGCGAATAAACGCAAACAATACAAATTATCGCCCAGCTTTAGCAGTAGCTTAAGTTTTTAACCCCTCGCAAGAGGCGGGCTGCTTCACCTGTTGACTCTAGATAGGCAGGACTCGAAGTATAACCCTTATGTAGATATATCTTGTGTCTGTCTCAGCTCAAGAAGAACCTCCGAGACTCGTCTTGTGTAGCTTTGCAAGTTGTGTGAAGCAGGATTAAACTAAACAACTTCTCTAAGCATGTAGACGTTAGGAGTAGCTGAGTTTCGGACTGCGGTTCAATTCCGCACAGCTCCACCATCAATCAATATTTAACAATCTAACAAAATCCATATAATAACCTAAAATAAGTACTTTAAGTCGGTTTTATTGTCTACAACTGTCTATTGATATTTAGGGGTGTCTAAATTTTATAGGGGTTTTTCACGGGGTTTATGATATCATTATCCCAACAAAGCTTTAAATAAACCCCTAAAGGAATTTTGATGGCTAGATATACAAAACCCCTAACAGTGAATGAAATTAAAAATGCACAACCAAAAGAAAAGGACTATAAACTTTTTGATGGAGAAGGACTTTTTTTACTTATTAAAAAGAACGGTGTAAAAACTTGGAAGCTCAAATATACTTTTGAGGGAAAAGAAAAATTACTGGTTATAGGAAACTTCACAGATATTCCACTAGCAAAAGCAAGAGAGCTTAAATCAAAATATAGACAACAAATAGCAGAGGGGATCAATCCATCGGAACAGAGGCAAAACAAAAAGAAAGCCATAAAAGAAAAGCATATAGCAGAAGAAGAAAACACACGCTTTACTTTTAAAAACTTAGCCGAGCAATTACTACTAGAAAGACTTACAAATAACGATATAAGCGATGTACACTACAAAAGGATGTTAAACGCTTTTAAAAATGACGCTTACCCATTTATAGAAAATAAACCGATAAAAAACGTTACAACAAACGATATCAAAACAATCATTACTAAAGTTGCAGAACGGGGAGCGAACGAGTCAGCAAGAAAACTCTATTATGCCCTTTCAAAAACATTTAAAACACTCATTACAAGAGATAACCCACAAAACCCCGATTATAACTATCAAATAACTAATCCTCCAGCTCCTTTAGACCTAGAAAGTTTAGTGGGTAAACGAACAAAACAGAACTACCCTACTTTTATAAAAGATAATGACATCAAAGCACTATTATTAAACATAGATGAATACACAGGCGACTATACAACAAAACAAGCTTTAAGAATGCTCCCATATGTTTTTGTACGCCCTTATAATATTCGTTATGCAGAGTGGAACGAAATTGACTTAAAAAATAAACAATGGACTATACCAGGGACAAAGATGAAAACTAAACACGAGTTAATCGTACCCTTAACAAATAGTGTCATTAAAATTTTAGAAGAGATGAAACCCTTTAGCGGAGATGGACAATATATATTCCCAAGTTTAAAAAATAAAAATGCCCCAATGAGTGACAACACCCTTTTAGGAGCTATAAGAAGATTAGGCTATTCAAAAGATGAATTTGTTCCTCACGGATTTAGAGCTATGTTTTCCACTATCGCACATGAGAAAAGTCCTTTTTTACATGATGTAATTGAA
It contains:
- a CDS encoding trimeric intracellular cation channel family protein, with protein sequence MFEISEYIGIIAFAMSGFFVGVKNRLDLLGVLISTFLTALGGGVIRDVIVDRPPFTFTHTYPALTILLVMLGLIIFQYHKRNSIENKPLFILSDSIGLVSFSISGAIIGLEAGFNLTGVIATSFITAVGGGIARDVIINEIPFVLKTGFYGTIAILIALSVYLLETFGVLNLVTSTALFFLFLTLRLFAYYKKWSIPLT
- a CDS encoding tyrosine-type recombinase/integrase, which produces MARYTKPLTVNEIKNAQPKEKDYKLFDGEGLFLLIKKNGVKTWKLKYTFEGKEKLLVIGNFTDIPLAKARELKSKYRQQIAEGINPSEQRQNKKKAIKEKHIAEEENTRFTFKNLAEQLLLERLTNNDISDVHYKRMLNAFKNDAYPFIENKPIKNVTTNDIKTIITKVAERGANESARKLYYALSKTFKTLITRDNPQNPDYNYQITNPPAPLDLESLVGKRTKQNYPTFIKDNDIKALLLNIDEYTGDYTTKQALRMLPYVFVRPYNIRYAEWNEIDLKNKQWTIPGTKMKTKHELIVPLTNSVIKILEEMKPFSGDGQYIFPSLKNKNAPMSDNTLLGAIRRLGYSKDEFVPHGFRAMFSTIAHEKSPFLHDVIETQLAHSVGNSVSKAYNRAKYLEERVKLMQWWSDYLDALKAKK
- a CDS encoding phosphoribosylglycinamide formyltransferase, with the translated sequence MIKIAILASHNGSNLEPIYEAIQANRLDASISLVISNNTDANVLKKAQKLALQSHLINAKTVSDPDQSIYDLCLENEIDMIVLSGYMKKLSSSLTRGFKIINSHPSLLPKYGGSGMYGRFVHEAVIANNETKSGVSIHFVNEAYDEGEIILQKEILLTENETPSSLETRIKELEKQAIVEALETCLR
- the mraY gene encoding phospho-N-acetylmuramoyl-pentapeptide-transferase, whose translation is MIYYLHQFLDINILGYITIRAGIAFFIALLFTLFLMPKFIKWAQRTSSVQPINEWAPDRHQEKAKTPTMGGIVFIGATVFASLLTINFENLFALGAILTLLLFSLIGFQDDFAKIKKSENLAGLKARTKLVLQITSALIIAAYLCFFAGFNTELYVPFLKTPLFDMGAFAIALWILVIVATSNAVNLTDGLDGLATVPSIAALSSFAIILYATGHAKISEYLLIPNIPVGEVSIVASALVGALAGFLWYNCHPAEVFMGDSGSLTIGAFLGYLAVISKSEILLLLIGSIFVIETLSVILQVGSYKLRNKRVFLMAPIHHHFEMKNWAENKIIVRFWIIAILSNILALITLKIR